The Oncorhynchus nerka isolate Pitt River linkage group LG12, Oner_Uvic_2.0, whole genome shotgun sequence genome includes a region encoding these proteins:
- the LOC115123667 gene encoding neurosecretory protein VGF-like: MTQSQFATSALILLIILLGLTLTLPSATSVPVPTETHSPSNSHAPPPPGLRLPEGERDVQEGKKGGLPRRERAEEGEEEGELFGDMDPKTLAAVLLEAMNKPHGERMNGGVEDGRKDEEEERESQEEKGEEVRAALEEGADRDRDGRDELELVMAAAAEQGTEERQTEEEEERKRAQEEEERLTEKVTSRTTSQTVAVKEKQPPTEEGRGEEVGVKEVGAREEAQKGPPTSQEIQQEEQEQLSPEEVQNLQTMLEELQNYNTANKRERESQAQEQRERESRGYNQHDTDQALMDNQIKPKAKGGYPLAMSKKKLKWQEETQKALNMPTYRGGNFMDHFDDNLAHQAAEDEEDDEGDEDEEEVLSPQEEERRAKEEQEEVRRQAKEAQRAKAEEEKLADIASDMLLQYMVKQDRGKYSNQNKKTLLSNAAEDKRSDEEVVSEDDDIDPQTIDKLIEISSKLHLPADDIVDIISDVEKKKKKDTPEMLPWQRPQQRPLVPPAAPAFDTQPSAPRNPTLNQPSPAINPLKAWFMDISSSKQDPNVWIKPRHKSFRTSSSNYPAYPFYQQRPYRGYYPLYFPPPKPKPRYYAKSSLNDLLSNSLDYDFDFPPKRRYRPWVQPRPRNPPVALRQKLYYPKYLLPSHPRTYNHLPIPMAKSRSSPPRGQVQPRRRHGYYYQAPPAPLVTRDQDYYGMQGLGQQQQDSDEDLENYIQQVFMKPRPRMYQ; the protein is encoded by the coding sequence ATGACGCAGAGCCAATTCGCCACAAGTGCCCTTATCCTACTGATCATCCTGCTGGGACTCACCCTAACCCTTCCGTCTGCCACCTCCGTCCCTGTGCCGACTGAGACGCACAGCCCCAGCAACAGCCATGCTCCTCCACCTCCTGGGCTTAGGCTaccagagggagaaagggatgtgCAGGAAGGGAAGAAGGGCGGACTtccacggagagagagagcagaggagggggaagaggagggggagcttTTCGGAGACATGGACCCCAAAACATTAGCGGCCGTTCTGCTGGAGGCGATGAATAAGCCGCACGGGGAGAGGATGAACGGAGGCGTGgaggatgggaggaaggatgaggaggaggagagggaaagtcaagaggagaagggagaggaggtgagagctgCGTTGGAGGAGGGAGCGGACCGAGACAGGGACGGTCGAGACGAACTCGAGTTGGTGATGGCCGCCGCTGCAGAGCAGGGCACGGAGGAGCGACagacggaggaggaggaagagaggaagagagcacaggaggaggaagaaagaCTAACAGAGAAGGTGACTAGCCGCACCACCAGCCAGACTGTTGCTGTGAAGGAGAAACAACCTCCAACGGaagaaggaagaggggaggaggtgggagtAAAGGAGGTAGGGGCCAGAGAGGAAGCGCAGAAGGGACCTCCCACCTCCCAGGAGATCCAACAAGAGGAGCAGGAGCAGCTAAGCCCAGAGGAGGTGCAGAACCTCCAAACCATGTTGGAGGAACTACAGAactacaacacagccaacaagagagagagggagtcccaggcccaggagcagagagagagagagagcaggggctaCAACCAACATGACACAGACCAAGCCCTGATGGACAACCAGATAAAACCTAAAGCGAAAGGTGGATATCCACTGGCCATGTCCAAGAAGAAGCTCAAATGGCAGGAGGAGACTCAGAAAGCCCTGAACATGCCCACCTATAGAGGTGGCAACTTCATGGACCACTTTGACGACAATCTGGCTCACCAAGCGgctgaggatgaggaggatgatgagggagacgaagatgaggaggaggtgttgagcccccaggaagaggagaggagggcgaaggaggagcaggaggaggtcaGGAGGCAGGCGAAGGAGGCGCAGAGGGCCAAAGCTGAGGAGGAGAAGTTGGCGGATATTGCCTCAGACATGCTCCTGCAGTACATGGTTAAACAGGACAGAGGGAAGTACTCCAACCAGAACAAGAAGACCCTGCTGTCTAATGCAGCCGAGGACAAGCGCTCCGATGAGGAGGTGGTCAGCGAGGATGACGATATTGATCCTCAGACCATCGATAAGCTCATCGAAATCTCCAGTAAACTCCACCTCCCAGCAGACGACATTGTCGACATCATCAGCGACGtcgagaagaagaagaagaaagacacTCCTGAGATGTTACCCTGGCAACGACCCCAGCAACGACCCCTAGTTCCCCCAGCAGCCCCCGCCTTCGACACCCAGCCTTCGGCCCCACGCAATCCCACCCTGAATCAGCCTTCTCCAGCCATCAACCCCCTCAAGGCCTGGTTCATGGACATATCCTCCTCAAAACAAGACCCAAACGTCTGGATCAAACCGCGACACAAGTCCTTTCggacctcctcctccaactacCCTGCCTATCCCTTCTACCAACAGAGGCCTTACCGAGGGTACTACCCCCTCTACTTCCCCCCTCCCAAGCCCAAACCTCGCTACTACGCCAAATCCTCCCTCAATGACCTCCTGTCGAATTCTCTGGACTACGACTTTGACTTCCCTCCCAAGAGGAGGTACCGTCCCTGGGTACAACCCCGCCCGAGGAATCCCCCCGTCGCTCTCCGGCAGAAGCTCTACTACCCCAAatacctcctcccctcacacccccgGACATACAaccacctccccatccccatgGCCAAATCCCGGTCGTCGCCTCCCAGGGGTCAGGTTCAGCCTCGACGTCGGCATGGTTACTATTACCAAGCGCCCCCAGCGCCTCTAGTGACCCGGGAccaagattattatgggatgcaGGGGTTGGGGCAGCAGCAGCAAGACAGTGACGAAGACCTGGAGAACTACATTCAACAGGTCTTTATGAAACCCAGACCCAGAATGTATcagtga